ACCTGGGTATCGATCTGTTGACCAACGCCCTGCACGGTAACGCGCGCCGAGTATTGCAGATATTTGTGGTACTGGTGTGCTTTGCCTTTGCCGCCCTGGCAATGGTTTACGGCGGCACCAAGCTGATGTTGCTTACCTTCGAGCTTGAACAGACCTCCGCGGCACTGAACGTGCCCATGGGGTATGTCTACAGCGTGCTGCCCCTTTCCGGTGTGCTGATCTGTCTGTTCTCTGTGGATCACCTGATCGAACTGGCGACCGCGAAGACCGAACAGCCTGCGGATTTCGACTCCGATGTTCACCCTTACACTGATGCTGACGCAGAAACGCAGACAGAAGGGAACGGACAGAAAGAAAAACAAAAACAGCCCGACGCTGTCGAAGCGTAAGCAAGGAGAGTCACCGTGGAAGTTGCAGTTATTGTATTGCTAGTCAGTTTTCTGATTCTTCTGGCCCTGAATGTTCCCATTTCCATCAGTATTGGTGCCGCCACTGTGCTCACCATGCTGTGCACCATCGATTTTGATCCGGCGATGATCACCATGGCCCAGCGAATGGCCAGTGGTATCGACAGTTTCGCCTTGCTCGCCATTCCGTTCTTTATTTTCTCCGGTATGTTGATGGGCAGTGGTGGTATCGCCCGGCGCATCATCAACTTTGCCCGGGTACTTGTCGGTATGCTCCCGGGCGGTCTTGCCTTCGTCAATATCATCAGCTGCACCCTGTTTGGTTCCATATCCGGCTCCGCGGTGGCGGCGACCTCGGCCATCGGCGGTTTCATGATTCCGTCCATGACCAAAGAGGGTTACGACAAAAACTTCAACACCGCAGTGACCGTGGCCTCATCCACTACCGGTCTGTTGATTCCGCCAAGCAATATTCTGATCGTGTTTTCCCTCGCCAGCGGTGGCGTGTCCATCGCGGCGCTTTTTATTGCCGGCTATCTGCCGGGCCTGCTACTCGCCCTCGGCCTGATGATGGTGTGTGGTGTGTGGGCAAAAGCGAAGGGTTACCCGGTCGGTGAAAAGCCGACCCTGAAAGAAGTCCTGGAAAAAACCGTCGACGCGGTACCCAGTCTGTTGCTGATCTTTATCGTGATCGGCGGCATCATCAGCGGTTTCTTTACTGCCACCGAGGCCAGTGCGATTGCCGTACTGTATTCGCTGCTGCTTTCC
The Microbulbifer celer DNA segment above includes these coding regions:
- a CDS encoding TRAP transporter large permease; the protein is MEVAVIVLLVSFLILLALNVPISISIGAATVLTMLCTIDFDPAMITMAQRMASGIDSFALLAIPFFIFSGMLMGSGGIARRIINFARVLVGMLPGGLAFVNIISCTLFGSISGSAVAATSAIGGFMIPSMTKEGYDKNFNTAVTVASSTTGLLIPPSNILIVFSLASGGVSIAALFIAGYLPGLLLALGLMMVCGVWAKAKGYPVGEKPTLKEVLEKTVDAVPSLLLIFIVIGGIISGFFTATEASAIAVLYSLLLSCVVYKEVKMDQLPNLLVKSVETTAIVMFLIAASSAMSWIMSYQNIPQTISQALVTISENPLLILLTINLILLAVGAFMDMTPAVLIFTPIFLPVVTELGMSPLQFGIVMILNLCIGLCTPPVGSVLFVGASISKTSITALIRPLLPMYIMMFVVLALVTLIPGISEFLPRAFGLIE
- a CDS encoding TRAP transporter small permease translates to MQKIEKALAVVLGSLLALMVLDVTWQILTRFLPMQPSSYTEELARYLLVWIGLLGGAYAYRKRSHLGIDLLTNALHGNARRVLQIFVVLVCFAFAALAMVYGGTKLMLLTFELEQTSAALNVPMGYVYSVLPLSGVLICLFSVDHLIELATAKTEQPADFDSDVHPYTDADAETQTEGNGQKEKQKQPDAVEA